The following are from one region of the Gehongia tenuis genome:
- the spoVAE gene encoding stage V sporulation protein AE yields MDFVKAFVIGGAICVVGQLLMDLTKLPPAKILVIFVTSGVILTAIGVYGPLVDFAGAGATVPLTGFGYSLAKGAIKAAGESGVLGAFTGGITAAAGGIAAAIIFGYLNALIFTPRTKK; encoded by the coding sequence ATGGATTTTGTTAAAGCATTTGTCATCGGCGGGGCTATCTGTGTGGTGGGTCAGCTGCTGATGGATCTCACAAAGCTGCCGCCGGCAAAGATCTTGGTGATCTTTGTGACCTCCGGCGTAATTTTGACAGCGATTGGCGTCTATGGGCCGCTGGTGGACTTTGCCGGTGCGGGGGCTACGGTGCCCCTCACGGGTTTTGGCTATTCTTTAGCCAAGGGCGCCATCAAGGCGGCGGGTGAGAGCGGTGTCCTAGGCGCGTTTACCGGCGGTATCACCGCGGCTGCGGGCGGCATTGCGGCGGCCATCATCTTTGGGTACCTCAATGCTCTCATCTTTACGCCCAGAACCAAGAAATAA
- the spoVAD gene encoding stage V sporulation protein AD yields MNISMGKTGQQTLVFENKPGVLGFASIVGQKEYEGPLGDGFDMTLPKDDTWGEDSWEKAECKMFAEAVKMAAGKAGLKTTDLQALMGGDLLNQIISAGFAAPQIGAPFLGLYGACSTMAESLLIAASMVNAGYLDNAACATCSHFSTAERQYRNPLEMGAQRVPVAQWTVTGAGCTILGASGGNPVITHGTIGKVIDYGIADANNMGAAMAPAAYDTLKTHFTDTGRNPGDYDLIVTGDLGLFGTQALKDLLKEDGIELPNHFDCGVNIFDTENQDVHGGGSGCGCAASVLNSYLLTKLQDGTLNRILFMATGALLSPTTTLQGETIPSVAHAVVIERSN; encoded by the coding sequence ATGAACATATCGATGGGAAAAACCGGCCAGCAGACGCTGGTCTTTGAAAATAAGCCTGGGGTGTTGGGCTTTGCATCCATTGTAGGACAGAAGGAATATGAAGGTCCGCTGGGCGACGGATTTGATATGACTTTACCGAAGGATGATACGTGGGGAGAGGACAGCTGGGAAAAGGCTGAATGCAAAATGTTTGCTGAAGCGGTGAAGATGGCCGCTGGAAAGGCGGGACTTAAAACTACCGACCTTCAGGCACTCATGGGCGGCGATCTTCTGAACCAGATCATTTCGGCGGGTTTTGCGGCACCGCAAATCGGCGCACCTTTCCTTGGACTATACGGTGCATGCTCCACCATGGCCGAATCCCTGCTGATCGCCGCGTCCATGGTTAACGCGGGATATCTGGACAATGCGGCCTGCGCAACCTGCAGCCATTTTTCGACAGCGGAGCGGCAGTACAGAAATCCCTTGGAGATGGGAGCACAGCGGGTGCCGGTGGCCCAGTGGACGGTGACCGGTGCAGGGTGCACGATTTTGGGTGCGTCCGGCGGAAACCCGGTTATCACCCATGGAACCATCGGCAAGGTTATTGATTATGGCATCGCCGACGCCAACAACATGGGCGCGGCCATGGCGCCCGCGGCTTATGACACACTGAAGACGCACTTTACGGATACCGGAAGAAATCCGGGGGACTATGATCTCATCGTAACCGGGGATCTGGGACTTTTTGGAACACAGGCTCTCAAAGATCTTTTGAAGGAGGATGGCATTGAACTTCCCAATCATTTTGATTGCGGCGTAAACATCTTCGATACGGAAAATCAGGATGTACACGGCGGTGGCAGCGGATGCGGATGTGCTGCCTCGGTACTGAACAGCTACCTGCTGACCAAGCTGCAGGACGGCACCCTAAACCGCATTCTTTTCATGGCGACGGGCGCGCTGCTCAGTCCCACCACCACCCTTCAGGGGGAGACCATTCCCTCGGTGGCCCATGCGGTGGTTATCGAAAGGAGCAATTGA
- a CDS encoding stage V sporulation protein AA, translating to MELMEDVKLKPGQEVWLGDIARVWRDDGVDKPDFPLFTLEKSLVKVDVLEVIRSLKRRLPEEEIQSVGSAFCWIQYEKEKKKAGVWGWTLAVMIALLMFIGGGMAILNFHEDVNMVDVHKRLAFMVTGEEVENLLWVSIPYSLGLAGGIAIFFNLIPAMKKKKDPSPLELEYQTFQEQMDDYKKTKAENGDGS from the coding sequence GTGGAGCTGATGGAGGATGTGAAGCTGAAGCCCGGTCAGGAGGTTTGGCTGGGGGATATTGCCCGGGTATGGCGGGATGATGGCGTGGATAAGCCGGATTTCCCCCTGTTTACTTTGGAGAAATCCCTGGTGAAGGTGGATGTGCTGGAGGTGATCCGCAGCCTTAAGCGCCGTCTGCCCGAGGAAGAGATCCAATCCGTGGGTTCGGCCTTTTGCTGGATCCAGTACGAAAAAGAGAAGAAAAAGGCGGGGGTTTGGGGCTGGACGCTGGCGGTCATGATCGCCCTTCTGATGTTTATCGGGGGCGGCATGGCCATTCTCAATTTCCATGAGGATGTGAATATGGTGGATGTTCATAAAAGATTGGCGTTCATGGTCACCGGCGAAGAAGTGGAAAACCTGCTGTGGGTGAGCATCCCTTACAGCTTGGGCCTTGCGGGCGGAATCGCCATCTTTTTCAATCTGATTCCGGCCATGAAGAAAAAGAAGGATCCAAGTCCGTTGGAGCTTGAATATCAGACCTTTCAGGAGCAAATGGACGACTACAAAAAAACGAAGGCGGAAAACGGCGATGGGAGCTAA
- the spoVAC gene encoding stage V sporulation protein AC: protein MEQKKVRYQKYVEESMPKHFSLGRNMLRAFVVGGIICTIGQFISYIATDVLALAQDLASSFTAIILVFLGATLTGVGIYDQIGKFAGAGSVVPITGFANSIVAPAMEFKREGLVMGVGAKLFTLAGPVLVYGISSSILVGLLSILFGG from the coding sequence TTGGAACAAAAGAAAGTCCGCTATCAAAAATATGTGGAAGAAAGCATGCCCAAACATTTCTCTTTGGGCAGGAACATGCTGAGGGCCTTCGTGGTCGGCGGAATCATCTGCACCATTGGCCAGTTTATCAGCTATATCGCGACGGACGTGCTGGCCCTGGCCCAGGATCTGGCCTCGTCCTTTACCGCCATCATCCTGGTCTTTTTAGGCGCCACGCTGACGGGCGTAGGCATCTATGATCAAATCGGCAAGTTTGCCGGGGCCGGTTCAGTGGTGCCCATCACAGGCTTTGCCAACTCCATCGTGGCGCCGGCCATGGAGTTCAAGCGGGAAGGTCTGGTGATGGGTGTGGGCGCCAAGCTGTTTACCCTGGCCGGACCCGTATTGGTGTACGGTATTTCCAGTTCCATTTTGGTGGGGCTGTTATCCATACTGTTTGGAGGTTAG
- a CDS encoding stage V sporulation protein AB, with product MGANLVLGFVGLGMGLVAGGALGAFFSILKLITRLADRMNSMTYEKFCAWCVALGAGVFAFASVSGFHLMLPRWAAVIVGAFSGAYIGMVASALSEVLDVIPIFTRRLHITWFVKALLIALLLGKSVGSLFYWLFWLQ from the coding sequence ATGGGAGCTAATTTGGTTTTGGGATTTGTGGGACTGGGGATGGGCTTGGTGGCAGGAGGCGCATTGGGCGCCTTTTTTTCTATCTTAAAACTGATCACCCGGCTGGCGGACCGAATGAACAGCATGACCTACGAAAAATTTTGTGCCTGGTGCGTGGCCCTTGGCGCCGGGGTATTTGCCTTTGCCTCCGTAAGCGGATTCCATCTCATGCTGCCAAGATGGGCGGCGGTGATCGTGGGCGCCTTTTCGGGCGCCTATATTGGCATGGTGGCGAGCGCCTTGTCCGAGGTGTTGGACGTGATTCCCATCTTTACACGGCGGCTCCATATCACCTGGTTTGTCAAAGCCCTTTTGATTGCTCTTCTGCTTGGAAAATCGGTGGGATCGCTATTTTATTGGCTCTTTTGGTTACAATAA